In Aureibacillus halotolerans, the genomic window TCCACCCTTAAGGGCACAAGTGCATTATCGATTCGATAAGACCTCGTCGTGATTTTTTTGCCGCTGGCGTCTCGCTAATGGCTGCTTTTCATGATACATTCATTTTTTTATGACATGAATTAAAAAGGGACTTATCTCGTTATCTGCTTAGTTACGAAAAGTCGATCTTTATATAAAACAGGATTGTGAGCATTGACACCTTTATAGTTACTGAATACATCAGGAGTTGTTCTCAAGATGTCAATCGATCTATCTCTCCTTGCTTCCGCTCGGGTACAGCAAGCGTTAATGTGATTTTTACTCTGCGAAAGGTGTCTAATTAAAAATATAATGCGTTTTTGAAATACATCGTTGTAGCCAAATTAAGATAGGCAATATCCTTCTCCATTCGTTTGTATCCACCGGCAGAGAACCATCTTCCCGGTTTAATTCCACTGTCATATTATTACTTGAATTCGATGACAGAATCGAGATTTACTCCTTAAATAATGTTTCTTGATATGATCGTTGAATTGATTGATAATAAACTAAATGAGAGGTGAATTAAATGAATGGTCATCAACTATTAAGCAATCATAGGCATGAAGTTTTATCGTTTGCTAAGGAGAATGGAATTGTAAATGTTCGTTTATTTGGTTCAACAGCCCGAGGGGAAGATCATAATGAAAGTGATATCGATTTATTAGTTGACATCGAAGACGGATGTACATTATTTGATGTTATTCGATTCAAACAATCCGTTGAAGATCTTTTAGGAAAAAGAATAGATGTTGTCTCTGAGCACGCTTTACACCAAACCATACGTGGTTCAGTATTGGATGAGGCTGTAGATTTATGAAAGACAACAAATTGTATGTGTCCCATATATTAGACAGCTTGAATCAGATTGAATCTTATTGTTCAGACGGAAAAAACAGCTTTTTTCAATCCAGATTGATTCAAGATGCTGTCATTCGAAATTTGGAAATTATCGGTGAGGCGACAAAGCAACTTTCAGGAGAGTTCAGAAAGAAGCATGATCATATTCCATGGCGAGAAATGGCAGGATTAAGGGATATTTTAATTCATGATTATTTTGGAGTTGATTTGCGAACGGTATGGGGAGTTATTGAAAAAGAATTGCCAAAACTTAAAAAACAGGTACAAAAGATAATAATTGAATGGTGATCATTGTTCGTTGAGTTTATTTCATGGGGTAAAGAAAGCAGGCTGATGACAACCTCTCGCTTTCGTTATTGCTGCGCATTGAAAGACAAACGTTTTCATTCAGCCTGAATCTAGTGTAGCATTTGTAGCCCGGGGTGAAAGCGAGCGTATGGCTCGCTTTCACTCAAGGATGTCAACCGTTCATTTCTTCATTTACCGTCTTAATCCCAGCACCGCTTCCTCATCAGGCGTCACATACACCGTCTGCTGTTCATCGTAAATGACAAAACCTGGCTTGGCTCCACGAGGCTTGCGCACATGCCGTATTTGCGTATAATCTACCGGCACAGACGACGATTGCCCTGCTTTGCTGTAAAAGGCGGCGATCATGGCTGCCTCCCGAATGGCTTGCTCTGATGGTTCATCTGAACGGATGACGACGTGAGAGCCAGGAATGTCCTTCGTATGAAACCACATATCACTTTTATGGGCAAAACGGTTTGTGAGGTATTCGTTTTGCGTATTGTTTTTGCCTACATATATCGGAAAGCCATCAGAGGATTCAAATTGAGAAAGCGTTGGTTTGTCTTTTGCTTTCTTTTTCGCTGGTGCTTTTCGCTGCTTGAGAAAGCCTTCTTGGATCAGCTCTTCGCGAATTTCGCCAATGTCTTCTGTTCCCGCCGTTAGCAGCTGACTGACAAGCGTATCAAGATAGACATTTTCCTCTTCTGTCTCTTTAATCTGTTCATGCACAAACGTTTTTGCTTTTTTTAGCTTCGTGTATTTTTGAAAGCTTTTCTGCGCATTTTCAGCGGCTGATTTATGTGGATCGAGTGTGATGGTCAATGTTGGCTGTGATTCTTCGTAATAGTCGAGCACATCGACGGTTTTATCGCCAGGTTTAATCAGATGCATATGGGCCGTTAGCAGCTCGCCTTTTTTCTTATAGCTGTCGGCTTTTTCAGCATCCTTTTCGGTCAGCTGAAGTTTTTTTATCTTTTTTTCATTCTTTTTCATTTCATTGCTTAGCAGCCTGCTAATGTCGTGGCTTTGCTGTCTCACACGGTCACGTTCGGCTTTTCCAGTGAAGAATCCGTCCAGCATGGCTGAAGCTGACTGGAAATGGATCGTCTCACCAGTAAATTGAGGTAAAGGGAGAACATAAAAAAACGGCTTGCTTTCTTTATAATGTAAAAAGTCGAATGTATTGCTACGAATCGTTTTCATCGTTTGAAGAAACGCAGTAATCAATCCATCCTTTTGACCAATTCCTGCCGACTTTACGATGGATTCGGCAAGCAATGGAGAAACACCCTCGAATGCATTGACGAGCTGTCCTGAGAGCTTACCCGCATTAAAGTCGAGTGTACGAAGCACATCCATCTCACTGGCTTCCAGAGGATTGTGTTTGCCTTTGCCAGGAGGTTGAACGTACGGTCTGCCTGGCAAGACAGTTCGATGGCGATTCACTGAAGGACCTAAATGCTTAATGCTATCGACAATGGTTTTCGTGCTGCTGTCAACAAGCAATAGATTGCTATGCTTGCCCATTAATTCAAACGTCAGCTCTTTAAAAGACGTATCGCCAATTTCCGTTTTTCCTCGCGCTTTTAGCGTGACAACACGTTCCAAGCCAAGCTGCTCAATATCCTCGATTATGCTGCCTTCAAGATGCTTCCGCAGCACCATACAAAACATTGGTGGTTCTTTCGGGTTCGTGCGCTTTTCAGTCGTCGTATGAAAGCGAGCATAGCTTGGATGCACGGAAAACAATAACGTTATGTTTTCTCGTTGAGCCCGTACCGTAAATAACACATCTGTGTCGGAAGGTTGATAAATTTTTGTAATCCTTCCACCCATCAGCTTCGACTTTAATTCTTCTACGACGGCTCTCGTTACAATTCCGTCAAAAGACATCATTATCACCTCATTATTCCACCTTTTAGTATAGCAAATTGAAGCGAAAACCTCCATGCTGAACACCTAAAACCTCCATCTATCGGTAGCATCTTTTTGTACAAGCTTGAATAAGATGAATACTGATAGAGGAGGTCGAAGAAAGTGCAGTGGTACAAAAAAACAACTGATGAGACAATGAACGCCTTTCAAACGAGTCAAACACATGGACTTACGGCAGTGGAGGCATCTGAGAAGCGACAAGCAGAAGGAGATAATGTCATTCATGAAGGAGAAGTGTCGTCGCGTCTTCAAACATTCCTCCTTCAATTCAAGGATTTTATGGTGCTTGTGCTTATTGCAGCTACCCTTGTATCAGGTTTGCTAGGAGAATACATTGACGCCCTAGCCATTTTGGCCATTATTCTTCTAAACGGTTGTTTGGGATACATTCAAGAAAGAAAGGCAGAAAAATCCCTCGCATCCTTAAAGGCGTTGTCTGCTCCACAGACGCTTGTGCTTCGGGATGGCGCATGGGAAAAGGTGCCTTCGCTTGAATTGGTCACTGGAGATATTATTCGGCTTCAAAGTGGTGATCGTGTAGGCGCGGATTGTCGACTACTTACAGCAGATCGGCTTCAAGTTGATGAATCGGCGCTAACGGGGGAATCGTTGCCAGTTGATAAAACGACTGCCGCCTTGCTAGCGGACGAGTTGTCGTTAGGTGATCAGGAAAATATGTCGTTTATGGGCACGTTGATTACGCGTGGCTCAGGGACGGCCGTCGTCACGGCGACGGGTATGCAGACGGCCATGGGAACGATTGCTGACTTAATTCAATCATCTGCTTCAATCACCACTCCTTTGCAGCGCAAGCTTGAGGAACTGGGGAAAATTCTAATTGTTGCTGCGCTTGGGTTAACCTTTATCGTCGTGTTGCTTGGTATATGGCAAGGTCATGAGCTTTATACGATGGTCCTTGCGGGCGTTTCACTTGCTGTCGCAGCCATTCCAGAAGGGCTGCCGGCCATTGTGACGGTTGCTTTGGCTTTAGGCGTTCAGCGAATGATACGGCGCAATGCGATTATTCGTAAGCTTCCCGCAGTGGAAACGCTTGGCTGCACATCGGTGATATGTTCCGACAAAACGGGGACGCTCACCAAAAACGAAATGACGGTGCAGCGTCTGTGGGCAGGAGGGGAAGAGTGGCAGGTGAGCGGATCGGGGTATGCTCCTAAAGGCAGCTTTCACATTCCTGGCTCGCCTGATACGGAGGTTGACGCTCGTCATGCTCCGCAGCTTCAGCAACTCCTAACCTTTGGTGCACTATGCAATCACGCGGACATCCAACTGGATGAGTCGGGGCAGTATAAGCTGCAAGGGGATCCGACAGATGGAGCGCTACTTGCGGTGGCTTCAAAAGCGGGCATTGATCGAAAAGGACTGCTTGACGATTTCACAGTCGTGCAGGAGTTTCCGTTTGATTCGCAGCGTAAAATGATGAGTGTGATTGTGCAGAACAAAAAGAATGAGCTCTTTGTCATAACGAAAGGAGCGCCAGATTTTATAAGTCAACGATGCAACCGGCGCATTCATAACGGGCGGATCCAGCGGATGGGGACGACGGAGACGAGACAAATGGCAGATGTCGTTGATCAAATGGCAGATGACGCTCTAAGAACACTCGCTGTTGCGTATAAAAAGCTCGTTTCGATTGACGAGGCAAAAGACATTGAACGTGTTGAAAGTGAGCTTGTCCTCGTTGGTGTTGCAGGTATGATTGATCCGCCTAGAGAAGGGGTAAGAGAGTCGATTGATGCCTGCCGCGATGCAGGCATCCGCACGGTGATGATCACGGGGGATCATGCGAAAACGGCTGCCGCTATTGCTGGGCAGCTTGGAATGAGACGAGCAAATGGGCGTATTTTAGAAGGACGGCAGCTTGATCAAATGTCGGCAGAAGAGCTGGCAACAGACATTGATCATATTGATGTGTTCGCTCGCGTGTCGCCTACTCATAAATTACGCATTGTGCAAGCGTATCAAAAAAGGGGTCATGTCTGTGCGATGACGGGCGATGGGGTCAATGATGCTCCTGCCATAAAAGCCGCCGATATTGGCATCTCTATGGGGAAAACAGGAACCGATGTGGCGCGCGAAGCCTCTGATTTGATTTTGACTGATGACCGTTTCGAAACGATTCAAGCCGCCGTGAAAGAAGGCCGCAACATTTACGAAAATGTCCGTAAGTTTATCCGTTATTTGCTTGCCTCCAATGTTGGAGAAATTTTAGTGATGTTGTTTGCGATGTTAGCTGGTCTTCCTTTGCCGTTGGTGCCCATCCAAATTCTTTGGGTGAATCTTGTGACGGATGGTTTGCCGGCACTCGCCTTAGGGATGGATCAACCTGAAGATGAAGTGATGCGACGTAAGCCCCGACCTTTAAAAGAGGGGATTTTCTCACGAGGACTCGCATGGAAAATTATCTCGCGAGGATTTTTGATCGGAGCTGCCTCCTTGCTAGCCTTTTGGCTGACGCTAAATGAATCCGGGGAACTCATTGAAGCACAAACGGTTGCTTTTTTGACGCTTGTGATGGCGCAGCTAATCCATGTGTTTGACTGTCGAAGTGATCATTCGATTTTTCATCGCAATCCATTTCAAAATATGTTCTTGGTTGCGGCAGTCCTGCTTTCTTTTCTCATGGTACTTGTTGTTGTCTACGTCCCAGGTCTTCAAACGATTTTTCACACCGTTCCAATTGGCTGGAGAGAATGGTTGCTCGTGCTCGGTATGGCTGCTATTCCAACGTTTTTGCTCTCCATATTCCATTTTCAGTCAGGTGCAAAGCAGCTTCAGCGAAGAAAACCAGGCGTCGCATTAAAATAATTCGAACCAAACTCAAGTGCCGTAGGTTACGCGGCACTTGTTCTTGTTCGTAAAATAAATTAGAATGAAAGGTGGATGTGATAGCGATGATAAATAGCATGACTGGATTTGGAACAGGGGCTTCGAAGGATGGACTTATCGTTGAAGTAAAGTCTGTCAATCACCGATTTAAGGAAATTTCCGTGAAGATGCCTCGAAATGTCTTACAGATCGAGGACCGAATCAAAGCAAGCATCGCAAGTGAGGTGGCACGGGGAAAAATAGAAGTGCATGTGACAGTAGACGATGCACGCGTATTACCTCAGCAAATGGATGTCAATTGGTTGCTCTTAGATCAACTCGTCGAACAGGTTGTAAGGGGCAAGGAACGGTACGGTTTGACAGAAGCCATTTCACTTCAAGCGCTGTTTCAGCATGATGGCGTCCTGGTCACAAATGATCGTAGCGACCGAGATAAAGAGCAGTTTGCCGAGTCTCTGTTTGCTGCATTAAAGGAAGCGATCGCGCACATGCTTTCAATGCGTCGTCTGGAAGGGTCGCGGCTTTCCAAAGATATCAACGAACGCATCGACGCGATCACTGTAGTGATTGAGCAGATGGAAACACTCGTCCCAGAAGCATCACGTACATATGAAGCCAAGCTACGTGCACGCTTGGTTGAATTGCTGGAAACAGAAGAAGGCAAGCGAGCAGAAGAACGGTTACAGATTGAAGTGTCGTTGCTCACAGAGAAACACGATGTGACAGAAGAGCTTGTCCGCATAAATAGCCATCTAGCGTTGTTTAAAGAAACACTTCTAAGTGAAGAGCCTGTGGGGCGTAAACTGGATTTTATTACACAGGAACTGCACAGAGAGGTGAATACGATCGGCTCAAAATCCCATCTCTTTTCAATAGCTGAAGCAGTGATCCTTATAAAGTCCGAGCTAGAAAAAATAAAAGAGCAGGTGCAAAACATTGAATAATAAAGACACCCTGCTTTTAAAATTCTGGACAAAAGGCTAAAATGGAAGAACTGAGAGGAGAATGGCATGAGCATAAAATTAATCAACATTGGCTTTGGGAATATCGTCTCAGCCAATCGAATTATTTCTATCGTAAGTCCTGAATCGGCTCCAATCAAACGTATCATTCAAGAAGCACGCGATCGGAATATGCTGATCGACGCAACATATGGAAGGCGCACTAGAGCTGTCATCATTGCAGACAGCGATCATGTAATATTGTCAGCTGTACAGCCAGAAACGGTTGCACAGCGTTTAGCCAATAAAGAAGAAATGTCGGAGGAAGGATAAGGTATGAACTTAAAAGAGAGAGGCCTTCTGCTTATTCTTTCAGGTCCCTCAGGTGTGGGGAAAGGCACAGTACGGAAGGCATTATTTGAGAAAAACACAAACTTAAGTTATTCGATTTCGATGACAACACGAGTGCCACGTCCAGGTGAAAAAGATGGTGTGGATTATTTCTTCAAATCTCGGGAAGAGTTTGAAGCTTTGATTGCGAAGGGCAGACTCTTAGAGTGGGCAGAGTACGCTGGGAATTATTATGGCACACCACTTGACTATGTGGAGGAAACACTTGAAAAAGGTAAAGACGTTTTCTTAGAAATAGAAGTCAAGGGGGCAATGCAGGTAAAGCAGGCGTTTGCCCATGGTGTCTTTCTCTTTTTAGCGCCTCCGTCCCTTGCAGAGCTGCGCACACGCATTTTAGGCAGAGGCACTGAGGACGAATCATCCATTCAAAGGCGGCTTGAAGCGGCACGTGAGGAAATCGAGCTAATGAATCACTATGACTATGTTGTCGTTAATGATGACATAGACGCTGCACGCGAACGAGTGGAAGCGATTGTTGTTGCTGAGCATTGCAAACGGAGCCGTGTGGCTTCTGTATACAAAAAAGCATTGGAGAGTGATTTTTGATGTTATATCCATCAATAGATTCATTAATGGAAACGATCGATTCCAAATACACGCTTGTTACTGTTTCAGCCAGACGAGCTAGACAGCTGCTTGAAGAAGAAAACTATTACATTGACCTTCCGAAATCACGCAAAAATGTAGGGGTCGCTCTTGAAGAAATTCAAGAAGGTCTTTTGACAGTTGATTATGTAGACATCGTTCCATTACGAGGTATCCAATCTCAAAAAGAGTAAACAACCTAAGTCTAGGTTGTTTCTTTTTTAGAGGCTGGGATATAACTATTTTATTAACATGAAAATCCGAACAATTATTTAAACTGTTCGGATTTATGTTTAGTTAAGTGGTTTTTCGATCGCTTCGGTAAAATACTTTGCTTTCCGCGGGCACGGCTTCAGCTTCCTCGGAAAGCAAAAACCGCTTTCCTGTGGGATCTTCAGCTCGTGCTGTTACACCCTACGGGTACAAGTGCAACATCGACTTGAGAAGAACTCGTCGTGTTTTCTTTGCCGCAGGAGTCTCCGTATTTTGCCTACGCTATCAACCTATGTCTATTCATTATCCTTTCATTGTTCGGTTTTTGTGTAGTGTGTTTTTATTTTGTCCAAACTGGTCTTTTTTAGTGTCAAAAAACGCTAACTGTGCTTGAGTGTAGGCAATATGGAATAAGTCTATTGAAATAACGAGAAAAACACCTGCTTTATATAGTATAGAGAAGATCCAATGTTCACTAGTAATAATTAATCAAAAGCTGCCACTAGCGAGACCCCGCAGATTGCGGACGCGATCGAGGAGGCGCAGCAGAAGCCCGGCGGCTAAGAAATCACGACGAAGTTTTTTTGTTCAATGTTGCGCTTGTACCCTTTAGGGTGAAAGCGAGAGTATGACAGCTTGTACAAAAAGCAACCACATAAATGAACTTCAAGTAAACCCAGTTATATCTAGGTGTATCTCCCAAATTCAATGTGCGAAGCTTGAGTTCTATTCAATAAAGGTAGGTGTGCGTTTATGAAAGGAAAAAAGATTGTCCTTGGTGTGACAGGGGGCATAGCCGCTTATAAAGCATGTGCATTGGCTAGCAAGCTTTCGCAAAAGGGTGCATTGGTCAGAGTTGTGATGACGGAGTCGGCCATGGAGTTCGTTCAGCCAATCACCTTTCAAGCCCTTACGAGACAACCTGTGTACACAAACACATTCAAAGAAAACGACCCTTCTGTGGTCGCTCATATTGATGTCGCTGATTGGGCAGACCTCGTTCTTGTCGCACCAGCAACCGCAAACGTATTAGCAAAAATGGCCCACGGGCTAGCCGATGACATGCTCACGACCATATTGCTAGCGACAACTGCTCCGGTTTGGGCAGCACCTGCAATGAATGTTCACATGTATGATCATCCAGCTGTCAAAACCAATATTCAAACGCTGCATGAACGTGGCGTCCAGTTCATTGAGCCAGAGGAAGGGTATCTTGCCTGCGGGTATGTAGGCAAAGGGCGTTTAGAAGAGCCTGAAAAGATTGCCGAGACCATTCAAGCCTTTTTTACAGACCCTCCAAAAAAAGGTCGTTTTGCTGGGAAGAAAGTATTAATTACTGCAGGTCCAACGCAGGAACGAATTGACCCTGTGCGTTATTTGACGAATCGATCCTCAGGAAAAATGGGATTTGCCCTTGCGGCAGAAGCGTTTCAGGATGGTGCGCAGGTCACGATTGTGTCAGGCCCTGTTCAGCTTGAAGCTCCACGTGGCGTAGAATGGATTCGTGTCGTATCGGCAGCGGAAATGTTTGATGCGGTTATGAGCCGATACGATCAATTCGATGTTGCGATCATGACAGCAGCAGTGGCCGATTACACACCTAAAAAGATCCAAGAACAAAAAATCAAGAAAACAGGCGATGAGCACATGGCGTTAGAACTCGTGCAAACAGAAGATATTCTTCGTCATCTTGGACATTTAGAACACCGCCCCTTATTAATCGGTTTTGCTGCGGAATCTGAACGTGTTGTGGAGTACGCTGAAAAAAAACGCGTGTCTAAGCAAGCAGACATGATAGTGGCAAATTCCATTGCAGGTGAAAAGGGTGCCTTTGACTCTGATGAAAATGAAGTGACACTTGTCACCGCCTCTAGTCAAATAGCGCTCAAACGCGCAAGCAAACAGCATATCGCGCAAGCCATTCTAGATGCTGTCCATGACATGTTGAAAGGGTGAGTTGTATGTTTGCCTCCGTTGTTGTTGATGTACCCACCCAGCAAACGGACAGACTCTATGATTATGAAGTTCCTGAAAGCTGGGAGGCGCTTGTGCAGCCTGGAATGAGAGTTCTTGTGCCATTCGGTCCACGGAAAATTCAAGGTATGGTGCTTGCCATAAAGGCGAGCACCGATGTTTTGAAAACAAAACCGCTCATTGCTTTGCTGGATTTGACCCCTGTCTTGACAGAGGAGCTTCTGGCCATAGGGAAGTGGCTTTCTAACGAAACGATGTGCTTTTTAATTACCGCCTATCAAGCGATGTTGCCATCGGCTTTGAAATCAACGTATTCGAAAAAGCTTGTTCTTGCGGATGGACGATTACCTTCCGACTTGCCTGAAGAGCTTCAGGTCTTTTACAAAAACCAACGAGCGGTCTTGTGGGATGACGTGGAAAGCAACCTGCAAACAATGAAATCCGTGAAACTTGCGCTTGAAGAAGGCTGGATAGATGTTCTTTATGAAGCAAAAGATCAAACGTCTATAAAGCATGTGAAATGGGTAACGCTTAAGCAATCGTTGACCGAGGCTCTTGCTTCACTTGCGGCGAATGCCGTGCGTCAGCGGGAAGCCATTCAATTGCTTGCGAGTCATAAAGATGGCCTTGCTTTGAGTGTGCTGTCACAGAGATCAAATGCAGGATATTCAAGTCTGAATAAGTTAGTGGAGAAGGGGATATTCCATTTGGAAGAGCGCGAGCTTTACCGCGAGCCATACGAGCTTATGGAATCGACCTCGACCCCACTCGATCTAACTGAAGAACAAGCCGCTGTGCTGGAATCAATCGTTTCAGCGACAGATCAGTCGAGTGCTACCACATTTCTCCTTCATGGCATCACGGGCAGTGGGAAGACAGAAGTGTATTTACAGGCAATCGATAATGCACTAAAACAAGACAAACAAGCGATTGTCCTTGTGCCAGAAATTTCGCTAACGCCGATGATGGTCGATCGCTTTAAGAAACGATTCGGCTCAAAGGTAGCTGTGCTTCATAGTGCCTTGTCTAAAGGGGAGCGGTACGACGAATGGCGTAAAATTCATCGTAAAGAAGTGACTGTGGCTGTAGGGGCACGATCAGCTATATTTGCTCCGTTTGACCGTCTTGGCATTGTCATTATTGATGAAGAGCATGAAACGAGCTACAAGCAAGAAGAGCATCCGCGCTATCATGCACGCGATGTCGCTATTAAGCGTGCTGCCTTCCACAAGTGTCCCGTTGTCCTTGGCAGTGCGACGCCATCACTTGAATCAAGAGCTCGAGCCCAAAAAAAACGCTATCACTATGTTCAATTGGAAAAACGCATTGGAAAGCAATCTTACCCTGAAGTGACGATTGCGGATATGCGTGATGAGCTTAAGGCTGGCAACCGCTCGATGTTTTCCAGACAACTTATGGATGCATTGACAGAGACGATATCCCGAGGTGAACAAGCCGTATTGTTTCTAAACCGACGGGGGTTTTCCACCTTTGTCATGTGCAGAGACTGTGGGTATGTGCTTCAATGTCCACATTGCGATATTTCGTTAACCTATCACAAGCATCACCATGCAATGAAATGTCATTATTGCGGTCATCAAGAGCCTTTGCCCCGGGCATGCCCGAAGTGTGAAAGCGAGCATATTCGCTTTTTTGGCACTGGCACGCAAAAGGTGGAGGAGGAGCTTCTAAAACTATTGCCGGACATACGGATTTTGCGAATGGACGTTGATACGACAAAACGAAAAGGGTCACATGCAAAGCTATTGGACGCTTTTGAAGCCCATGAAGCAGATGTCCTGCTTGGCACACAAATGATTGCCAAAGGTCTTGATTTTCGCAAAGTTACTTTTGTTGGTGTCCTTGCCGCAGAAACGATGTTGCATTTGCCTGATTTTCGAGCAGCAGAAAAAACCTTTCAGCTCCTTACACAAGTCAGCGGTCGAGCAGGACGTCATGAGTTGCCTGGGCAGGTTGTCATCCAAACGTATACACCAGAGCACTACAGCATCATGCTGTCTGCTAGCCATGACTACGCAGGCTTTTATAAACAGGAAATGCAGTTTCGCAAGCTAAGCCAATACCCGCCATTTTATTATCTTGCACTCGTCACGATTACACATGAAGACTTGATGGAATGTGCGAAGGAAGCAGAAAAAATTGCTCGGCATCTCTCACAAGAGCTGTCAGATGAGGCAATCCTTCTTGGACCAGTGGCCTCCCCGATTCCAAAGATCAAAGATAGATTCCGCTATCAATGCATGATAAAATATAAGGATGAACCTAAGCTTCAGCCTGCCTTAAAGCAGATCATGGCGCTTTATGCAGAACGAATTCAAAAAAAAGAGTTGCAAGTGTTAATTGACATGCAGCCTTATTCGATGCTCTAATGTGAGTTTGTTTACATGACATCGTTTACGCTCTTAGAAACATGCGAGCAGCCTTCAGCCATGTTTCAGCGCCTCACTCTAAGGTGCAGGGAATGATGGATGGTCGTATAGTATGGTGAACATCGATGTGAAAATGAGGACAATATCCGTAAAATAGGTGATAGAATGAAACGAATCGTATTTATGGGGACGCCAGCCTTCTCCGTACCGATCTTGCAGAGATTGCTTCAGTTCCAGGAGATTACTGTTGTTGGCGTAGTCACGCAGCCTGATCGGCCAAAGGGCAGAAAACGCGTGCTCACCCCATCGCCTGTAAAGGAAGAAGCCGAGAAGCATGCCCTTCCTGTGCTTCAGCCTGAACGGTTAAATACCGCAGAAGGAATTCAACAAGTGTTGGATCTCAGACCGGATTTGATTGTGACGGCTGCGTATGGACAGCTTGTGCCAAAGGCGATTTTGGATGCCCCGCCAGCGAAATGTGTCAACGTGCATGCCTCATTACTTCCAGAGCTTCGAGGTGGTGCACCGATCCATTACGCCATCATGCAAGAAAAAAAAGAAACAGGAATATCGATCATGTATATGGCGGAAAAACTAGATGCTGGACCGGTCATTGCACAATCAGCTCTGCCGATTACGACAGAGGATCATGTAGGGTCACTTCATGAAAAGCTAAGTGTGCTTGGAGCGGATTTACTGCTGCGTGTGCTTCCGGATCTATTGGAAAACAAAGTGGTAGCGACGCCTCAAGACAGTACGAAGGCGACATTTGCTTCTAACATTACACGCGACCAAGAAATCATTGATTGGTCACAGCCTAACCACAAAGTAGCAGCACATATACGAGGACTCCATCCATGGCCAGTCGCTTTTACGGAAATAAAAGACCAAGTGATGAAAATTTGGTGGGGCGAATCAATTGAAATGACAACCGATCAACCGCCCGGTACGATCCT contains:
- a CDS encoding YicC/YloC family endoribonuclease, with amino-acid sequence MINSMTGFGTGASKDGLIVEVKSVNHRFKEISVKMPRNVLQIEDRIKASIASEVARGKIEVHVTVDDARVLPQQMDVNWLLLDQLVEQVVRGKERYGLTEAISLQALFQHDGVLVTNDRSDRDKEQFAESLFAALKEAIAHMLSMRRLEGSRLSKDINERIDAITVVIEQMETLVPEASRTYEAKLRARLVELLETEEGKRAEERLQIEVSLLTEKHDVTEELVRINSHLALFKETLLSEEPVGRKLDFITQELHREVNTIGSKSHLFSIAEAVILIKSELEKIKEQVQNIE
- a CDS encoding nucleotidyltransferase family protein; amino-acid sequence: MNGHQLLSNHRHEVLSFAKENGIVNVRLFGSTARGEDHNESDIDLLVDIEDGCTLFDVIRFKQSVEDLLGKRIDVVSEHALHQTIRGSVLDEAVDL
- the gmk gene encoding guanylate kinase: MNLKERGLLLILSGPSGVGKGTVRKALFEKNTNLSYSISMTTRVPRPGEKDGVDYFFKSREEFEALIAKGRLLEWAEYAGNYYGTPLDYVEETLEKGKDVFLEIEVKGAMQVKQAFAHGVFLFLAPPSLAELRTRILGRGTEDESSIQRRLEAAREEIELMNHYDYVVVNDDIDAARERVEAIVVAEHCKRSRVASVYKKALESDF
- a CDS encoding HepT-like ribonuclease domain-containing protein, producing MKDNKLYVSHILDSLNQIESYCSDGKNSFFQSRLIQDAVIRNLEIIGEATKQLSGEFRKKHDHIPWREMAGLRDILIHDYFGVDLRTVWGVIEKELPKLKKQVQKIIIEW
- a CDS encoding Rqc2 family fibronectin-binding protein, with the protein product MSFDGIVTRAVVEELKSKLMGGRITKIYQPSDTDVLFTVRAQRENITLLFSVHPSYARFHTTTEKRTNPKEPPMFCMVLRKHLEGSIIEDIEQLGLERVVTLKARGKTEIGDTSFKELTFELMGKHSNLLLVDSSTKTIVDSIKHLGPSVNRHRTVLPGRPYVQPPGKGKHNPLEASEMDVLRTLDFNAGKLSGQLVNAFEGVSPLLAESIVKSAGIGQKDGLITAFLQTMKTIRSNTFDFLHYKESKPFFYVLPLPQFTGETIHFQSASAMLDGFFTGKAERDRVRQQSHDISRLLSNEMKKNEKKIKKLQLTEKDAEKADSYKKKGELLTAHMHLIKPGDKTVDVLDYYEESQPTLTITLDPHKSAAENAQKSFQKYTKLKKAKTFVHEQIKETEEENVYLDTLVSQLLTAGTEDIGEIREELIQEGFLKQRKAPAKKKAKDKPTLSQFESSDGFPIYVGKNNTQNEYLTNRFAHKSDMWFHTKDIPGSHVVIRSDEPSEQAIREAAMIAAFYSKAGQSSSVPVDYTQIRHVRKPRGAKPGFVIYDEQQTVYVTPDEEAVLGLRR
- the remA gene encoding extracellular matrix/biofilm regulator RemA codes for the protein MSIKLINIGFGNIVSANRIISIVSPESAPIKRIIQEARDRNMLIDATYGRRTRAVIIADSDHVILSAVQPETVAQRLANKEEMSEEG
- a CDS encoding cation-translocating P-type ATPase, which encodes MQWYKKTTDETMNAFQTSQTHGLTAVEASEKRQAEGDNVIHEGEVSSRLQTFLLQFKDFMVLVLIAATLVSGLLGEYIDALAILAIILLNGCLGYIQERKAEKSLASLKALSAPQTLVLRDGAWEKVPSLELVTGDIIRLQSGDRVGADCRLLTADRLQVDESALTGESLPVDKTTAALLADELSLGDQENMSFMGTLITRGSGTAVVTATGMQTAMGTIADLIQSSASITTPLQRKLEELGKILIVAALGLTFIVVLLGIWQGHELYTMVLAGVSLAVAAIPEGLPAIVTVALALGVQRMIRRNAIIRKLPAVETLGCTSVICSDKTGTLTKNEMTVQRLWAGGEEWQVSGSGYAPKGSFHIPGSPDTEVDARHAPQLQQLLTFGALCNHADIQLDESGQYKLQGDPTDGALLAVASKAGIDRKGLLDDFTVVQEFPFDSQRKMMSVIVQNKKNELFVITKGAPDFISQRCNRRIHNGRIQRMGTTETRQMADVVDQMADDALRTLAVAYKKLVSIDEAKDIERVESELVLVGVAGMIDPPREGVRESIDACRDAGIRTVMITGDHAKTAAAIAGQLGMRRANGRILEGRQLDQMSAEELATDIDHIDVFARVSPTHKLRIVQAYQKRGHVCAMTGDGVNDAPAIKAADIGISMGKTGTDVAREASDLILTDDRFETIQAAVKEGRNIYENVRKFIRYLLASNVGEILVMLFAMLAGLPLPLVPIQILWVNLVTDGLPALALGMDQPEDEVMRRKPRPLKEGIFSRGLAWKIISRGFLIGAASLLAFWLTLNESGELIEAQTVAFLTLVMAQLIHVFDCRSDHSIFHRNPFQNMFLVAAVLLSFLMVLVVVYVPGLQTIFHTVPIGWREWLLVLGMAAIPTFLLSIFHFQSGAKQLQRRKPGVALK